A region from the Lutra lutra chromosome 1, mLutLut1.2, whole genome shotgun sequence genome encodes:
- the LOC125096027 gene encoding LOW QUALITY PROTEIN: olfactory receptor 5K1-like (The sequence of the model RefSeq protein was modified relative to this genomic sequence to represent the inferred CDS: deleted 1 base in 1 codon; substituted 1 base at 1 genomic stop codon) has product MTEDNYSLTTEFILIGFTDRPELRSLLFVVFLTIYVITMVGNLGLVALIFMEHRLHTPMYIFLGNLALMDSCCSCAITPQMLENSFSKDRMISLYECMVQFYFLCLAETVDCFLLAAMAYDRYVAICSPLQYHMMMSKKLCIQMTTGAYIAGNLHSMIQIGFLFRLTFCGSNQINHFFCDVLPLYRLSCVDPXINELMIFIFAGSIQLFTVSSVLVSYFYIVFTIFKMKSKEGRSKALSTCASHFLSVSIFYGSLIFVYIRPHSVKEEDKDIPGAVFYTIVIPLLNPFIYSLRNKEVINALKKIIRKFYSILKEISSSVEN; this is encoded by the exons ATGACTGAGGATAATTACTCCTTGACCACTGAATTCATCCTCATAGGATTTACAGATCGCCCAGAGTTGAGGAGCCTCCTGTTTGTGGTGTTTCTCACTATCTACGTGATCACTATGGTGGGGAATCTTGGCCTGGTGGCATTGATTTTTATGGAGCATCGTCTTCACACACCAATGTACATCTTTCTGGGCAACCTggctttgatggattcctgttgtTCCTGTGCCATTACCCCACAAATGTTAGAGAACTCCTTTTCTAAAGACAGAATGATTTCCCTTTATGAGTGCAtggtacaattttattttctctgccttgCTGAAACTGTAGATTGCTTTCTCTTGGCAGCAATGGCCTATGATCGCTATGTGGCCATATGTAGCCCTCTGCAGTACCACATGATGATGTCAAAGAAACTCTGCATTCAGATGACCACAGGGGCCTATATAGCTGGAAATCTGCATTCCATGATTCAAATAGGGTTTCTCTTTAGGCTAACTTTCTGTGGGTCAAATCAAATTAATCACTTTTTTTGTGATGTTTTACCATTATATAGACTCTCTTGTGTTGACCCTTAGATCAATGAATTGATGATATTTATCTTTGCAGGTTCAATTCAACTCTTCACCGTCAGTAGTGTCTTAGTATCTTACTTCTACATTGTCTttactattttcaaaatgaaatccaaagagGGAAGAAGCAAAGCCTTATCTACTTGTGcatcccattttctctctgtctcaatatTCTATGGTTCTCTTATCTTTGTTTACATTCGACCACATTCAGTTAAAGAAGAGGATAAAGATATACCTGGTGCTGTTTTTTATACCATAGTGATCCCTTTATTAAACCCTTTTATTTATAGTCTAAGGAATAAGGAAGTAATAAatgctctgaaaaaaattataagg aaattttatagcattttaaaagaaatatcatCGTCTGtggaaaattaa